From the genome of Aerococcus urinaehominis:
GGCTTATTTATTGTTCCAGCTCAACTTTTTGAGGAGGAAGCCTCCAGCCACCTGGTAAAAGCCATTAACAGCCAGGGATATTTCCAGGCCTTTCTAAAATTACCGACGAATTTATTTAAGGACCGGCGAGCCCAAAAGGCGATATTAGTCGTACAGAAGGCTGGCGACCAGGCCAAACAAGCAAGTAATGTCCTGATTGGGGACCTGCCGAGCTTAAAGGATGAGAAAAGAATGCTGGATTTTGTAAACAGTTTTAGCAAGTGGGCCCAAGATTTGCTATAATGTAATTAAGGCTTATGTAAGCGAATTAAAAAGCAAAAGGAGTATTAATATGTCAAAAAAAGTCTTTGCCATTAATGCTGGTTCTTCTAGTTTAAAATTCTCTATCTATGAAGTACCTTCAGAAGAAGTAATCTCGTCAGGTTTAATTGAAAGAATTGGTTTAGCTGATTCACTTGTAACCATTAAATATGATGGCAACAAATTTGAAGATAAGTTAGATATTGCTGACCATGAAATCGCCATTAATTATTTATTAGAAAAATTAAATGAGTTAGATATCATTGCCGACTACGATGAAATTGCTGGCTCTGGTCACCGTATTGTTGCTGGTGGCGAGCACTTTAAGTCATCAGCCTTATTAGGTGAAGAAGAAATTCAAAAAGTTGAAGATTTAGCTGAATTTGCCCCATTACATAATCCAGCTGAAGCCAAGGTTATTCGGGCTTTCCAAAAATTATTACCTGGCAAACCAACTGTTGGTGTCTTTGATACTTCTTTCCACACTACTATGCCAGAAAAAGCTTACTTGTACTCAGTACCTTACAAGTACTATGAAGACTATCAAGCACGTCGCTATGGCGCGCATGGTACCTCACACAAATATGTGGCACAGCGGGCTGCTGAGTTAGAAGGTAAAAACATCGAAGATTTAAAAATCATTACTTGCCATGTCGGCAATGGTGGTTCAATTACCGCTGTAGATGGTGGTAAATCTGTTGATACATCAATGGGCTTCACACCACTTGCCGGTATTACCATGGGGACTCGGTCTGGTGATGTCGACCCTTCATTATTACAGTACATTATGAAGAAAGAGAATATTGACATCGACCAAATGATCAATATCCTGAACAAGGAATCAGGCCTATTGGGTCTATCAGGTGTTTCTTCTGACATGCGTGATGTTGAAGAAGCAGCTAATGGCGGCAACGAGCGTGCTAAAGTTGCGATTGAAATCTACTATGACCGTGTTAAGAAATATATCGGTCAATACCTAGCTGTTTTAGGCGGCGCCGATGTGATTGTCTTCACTGCTGGTGTTGGTGAAAACTCAATCACTTTCCGTCAAGGCGTCCTTGAAGGCATGGAGTGGGCAGGTATTGAGTTAGACAAAGAAGCTAACCAAACACGGGACGAAGCGAAAATTTCAACAGCATCTTCTAAAGTGGCTGTCTACACCATCCCAACTGACGAAGAATTGATGATTGTACGCGACACAGTTGCGTTAGGTAATATCTAAAATAGCTGATAAATAGATTAGAGTTAAGGAGGAATTAATGATGTTCCAAGAATATAAACACATTTTAGCGCCAATTGATGGGTCTGAAGAGGCTGAATTAGCCTTTAAAAAGGCGATTGAGGTAGCTAAAAGGAACCAGGCATCCTTAACAATTGCTCATATTATTGATACGCGAGCGGTCGCCACACCAGGCGGTTATGAGGGCAATTTTATTGATGATCTAGAGGCGCAAGCTGAAAAATTATTGGCCAGCTACCAAGCTGAAGCGGCGGCGGCCGGCCTTGACCAGGTGACTACTCTGGTGGACTATGGGTCACCCAAGGTTCAAATTGTTAAGCAAATTGTACCAGAAGAGCAGATTGATTTGATTATGCTCGGTGCGACTGGTCTCAATGCGGTAGAGCGACTCTTTATCGGCTCTGTTTCTGATTATGTGATTCGCCACGCACCATGCGATGTCTTGGTTGTCCGTACTGATCTAGAAAATAAAATTAGTGAATAAGCTAAAACCCCGTCAGTTAAATTAATTTAGCTGACGGGGTTTTGTATTCAAAAAAACCGGCAGTTGCCTGCCGGTGAAAATAGTAAAACTATTTATATAGAATACCGATTGTGCCGTGCAAAATCTATCTGTATTGAACCCGCAAGTAATTAGCAGGTGGGAACCACTATCCGACTTTTGCTTTCCTCGTGATAAGGCTTAGCAGCCATCAGAATTCATGGTTCCCTAGATAGTATGATTTGTTCGGTCAACACATTAAGAGGGCACGAACACATCAGTGCTTTCTACATGCTTACTTTACCACGAATAATGACTTGATGCAAGAGCCTGCCACTGGCTAGGATTATTTTCGGTGCTGGCGGTGGTGGTCAAGGGCTTGCTCATACTTACCGGTGTGGACAGCTTGGTAGTAATGTTTACCCCGTAAGGTGTCTGGTAGGTAATCTTGGTCGACATAATGGCCTGGATAGTCATGGGGGAACTTGTAACCGACGCCTCGGCCCAGGTCTTTAGCGCCTTGATAGTGACCGTCACGTAGGTGGTCTGGCACCTGGCCACCCTTGCCTGCTTTAACATCAGCTAAGGCAGCGTCAATAGCTTGGATAGCAGAATTAGACTTGGGGGATAGGGCCAAGTCAATAATAGCATGGGCCAGTGGAATCCTAGCCTCGGGGAGACCGACTTGTTGGGCAGTTTGAACCGCTAAGACGGCTCGTTCACAGGCTTGGGGATTGGCGAGGCCGATATCTTCGTAGGCCGTTACCAAAAGGCGGCGGCAGAGGCTGGTCAAGTCGCCGGCTGCAAGCAGTCTAGCTGCGTAGAGCAGGGCGGCATCAGGGTCTGACCCGCGAATGGACTTTTGCAAAGCAGACACCACATCGTAGTGGAGGTCGCCCTTACTATCGTGGTCAAAGGCCTTCTTCTGCAAGCACTCTTCGGCAATGGCCAGATTAATTTCAATGACGCCCTGGTCATCAGCCGGTGTTGACAGAGCAGCTAGTTCCAGGGCATTAAGACTAGCCCGCAAGTCGCCATTGGCAGCCTGGGCTAGGTGGTCACGCGCATCAGCAGTCAATTTTATATTCATCCCACCCAAACCGCGGTCTTTATCCGCTAGAGCTTGGTCTAGACCTTGGGCAATATCTTCAGCTTTAAGTTTGTGGACTTCAAAAATTTGTGTCCGGGACCGGATGGCTGGATTAATTGCAATATAGGGGTTTTCGGTGGTAGCACCAACCAGGGTAACTAGGCCATTTTCTAGGTGGGGGAGGAGGAAATCTTGCTTGGTTTTATCTAAGCGATGGATTTCATCTAAAAGTAAAATAATACCACCAGAAAACTTAGCTTCATCAACGACCGCCTGGAGGTCTTTTTTAGAATCAGTAGCAGCATTTAGCTGGCGAAAGGCAAGTTTAGTAGATCCTGCTATGGCGGTCGCGATAGAGGTCTTACCCGTACCAGGTGGGCCGTAGAGAATGATAGATGATAGCCGCTTGGCTTCAACCATGCGGCGGATTATTTTGCCCGGGCCTACGAGATGGTTTTGCCCTAAAACTTGGTCAATATTTTGGGGACGCATGCGGTAGGCTAGTGGGGCTTGCTGATTTAGAGACATGGGAGACCTTCTTTCTATAAGTCTAGTATGCCTATCTTAGCACATCTGGTCGTTTTTAAATATGACCCCGCTCAAGGGGAAAAAGTTCAAAGACTGGCAGAATAATGATAAAATATGACCTATAGTTAAGGATGGAGAGGACTGCAATGAACCAATTACAAAAATTTATCACTGATGCGAAAATGAGCCAGCTCTTCCAACAATACTCAATTGGTGTAGAAAAGGAAGGCCATCGGATTAATCCTGATGGTAGTTTGGCGCAAACGCCTCATCCCCCA
Proteins encoded in this window:
- a CDS encoding universal stress protein, with amino-acid sequence MFQEYKHILAPIDGSEEAELAFKKAIEVAKRNQASLTIAHIIDTRAVATPGGYEGNFIDDLEAQAEKLLASYQAEAAAAGLDQVTTLVDYGSPKVQIVKQIVPEEQIDLIMLGATGLNAVERLFIGSVSDYVIRHAPCDVLVVRTDLENKISE
- a CDS encoding replication-associated recombination protein A, yielding MSLNQQAPLAYRMRPQNIDQVLGQNHLVGPGKIIRRMVEAKRLSSIILYGPPGTGKTSIATAIAGSTKLAFRQLNAATDSKKDLQAVVDEAKFSGGIILLLDEIHRLDKTKQDFLLPHLENGLVTLVGATTENPYIAINPAIRSRTQIFEVHKLKAEDIAQGLDQALADKDRGLGGMNIKLTADARDHLAQAANGDLRASLNALELAALSTPADDQGVIEINLAIAEECLQKKAFDHDSKGDLHYDVVSALQKSIRGSDPDAALLYAARLLAAGDLTSLCRRLLVTAYEDIGLANPQACERAVLAVQTAQQVGLPEARIPLAHAIIDLALSPKSNSAIQAIDAALADVKAGKGGQVPDHLRDGHYQGAKDLGRGVGYKFPHDYPGHYVDQDYLPDTLRGKHYYQAVHTGKYEQALDHHRQHRK
- a CDS encoding acetate/propionate family kinase, translating into MSKKVFAINAGSSSLKFSIYEVPSEEVISSGLIERIGLADSLVTIKYDGNKFEDKLDIADHEIAINYLLEKLNELDIIADYDEIAGSGHRIVAGGEHFKSSALLGEEEIQKVEDLAEFAPLHNPAEAKVIRAFQKLLPGKPTVGVFDTSFHTTMPEKAYLYSVPYKYYEDYQARRYGAHGTSHKYVAQRAAELEGKNIEDLKIITCHVGNGGSITAVDGGKSVDTSMGFTPLAGITMGTRSGDVDPSLLQYIMKKENIDIDQMINILNKESGLLGLSGVSSDMRDVEEAANGGNERAKVAIEIYYDRVKKYIGQYLAVLGGADVIVFTAGVGENSITFRQGVLEGMEWAGIELDKEANQTRDEAKISTASSKVAVYTIPTDEELMIVRDTVALGNI